The Streptomyces sp. NBC_00440 genome contains a region encoding:
- a CDS encoding MFS transporter, with product MTDGTTGGTAGGTDDAAPDGTVGTSPGLLASRNPRLYYAGLIVSQIGTNTQLVALGWFTYQLSHNAIVLGVVTAAPIFTMLLFSQVGGLAADRFPPRRVLLCTHSLLALLALLLGLLAYSGSLAVWHLVVSALCVGSINAIGLPTEQVFVSEVAGDALLRRAVTLNNVILNLSLVVGSSLAGPLMGALGLGGVVLLNGLSYLTMLTALLLVRPAQLHARPPRTGGRPRVRGAWGYVRHSPGLVLLLLVIGTVGLFGTSLPSLLLLLTSSELTGQAGAYGILLAVISVGSLIGAWLTWRTKIVLGTVLVGSLLLGILELVTAAMPSLLTLGLVLLPVGMVSLILRAGLLSLAQLQTLPEFRGRVMAIFQLVYRAGWFLGTLAATWVAQTWGPRPAIAWGGAAVTLAVAVIVVVMTAFRAMSVSLVARRVPRVSIALAPEPEGRHRRPPRHLAAEA from the coding sequence ATGACGGACGGGACAACAGGCGGAACAGCGGGGGGAACGGACGACGCGGCCCCGGACGGGACGGTCGGAACGTCGCCCGGGCTTCTCGCGTCCCGTAATCCACGGCTCTACTACGCCGGGTTGATCGTCTCCCAGATCGGCACCAACACACAGCTCGTGGCCCTGGGCTGGTTCACCTACCAACTCAGCCACAACGCCATCGTGCTCGGCGTCGTCACCGCGGCACCGATCTTCACGATGCTGCTGTTCAGCCAGGTGGGCGGGCTGGCCGCCGACCGCTTCCCGCCCCGCCGGGTGCTGCTGTGCACCCACTCCCTGCTCGCTCTGCTGGCCCTGCTGCTGGGCCTGTTGGCGTACAGCGGATCGCTCGCGGTGTGGCACCTCGTGGTCAGCGCGCTCTGTGTCGGCAGCATCAACGCGATCGGTCTGCCGACGGAGCAGGTCTTCGTCTCGGAAGTCGCGGGCGACGCCCTGCTCAGGCGGGCGGTCACGCTCAACAACGTCATCCTCAACCTGTCGTTGGTCGTCGGCTCCTCCCTGGCGGGCCCCCTCATGGGGGCGCTGGGCCTGGGCGGGGTGGTCCTGCTCAACGGGCTCTCCTACCTGACGATGCTCACAGCGCTCCTCCTCGTCCGCCCGGCGCAACTCCACGCCCGTCCCCCGCGGACGGGCGGGCGCCCCCGGGTGCGTGGCGCCTGGGGATATGTGCGGCACAGTCCCGGCCTCGTGCTCCTGCTGCTCGTCATCGGCACCGTCGGCCTCTTCGGCACGAGTCTCCCCTCGCTGCTGCTCCTGCTGACGTCCAGCGAACTCACCGGGCAGGCCGGGGCGTACGGCATTCTGCTCGCCGTCATCTCCGTCGGCTCCCTCATCGGGGCCTGGCTGACCTGGCGGACCAAGATCGTGCTGGGCACGGTGCTGGTGGGCAGTCTCCTGCTCGGGATCCTCGAACTCGTCACCGCGGCCATGCCGTCCCTGCTGACCCTCGGCCTGGTGCTGCTGCCGGTCGGAATGGTCTCCCTCATCCTGCGGGCGGGCCTGCTCAGCCTGGCGCAGCTCCAGACGCTGCCGGAGTTCCGCGGCCGGGTGATGGCGATCTTCCAACTCGTCTACCGCGCGGGCTGGTTCCTGGGCACCCTGGCCGCGACCTGGGTGGCGCAGACCTGGGGGCCCCGTCCGGCGATCGCGTGGGGCGGGGCTGCGGTGACGCTGGCCGTCGCGGTGATCGTCGTGGTGATGACGGCGTTCCGTGCGATGTCGGTGTCGCTGGTCGCACGGCGCGTGCCGCGTGTCAGCATCGCCCTCGCACCGGAGCCCGAGGGCCGCCACCGGCGTCCGCCACGCCACCTGGCCGCGGAGGCCTGA